In the genome of Blastopirellula marina, the window CGCAATCTGATAGATCACCGCTTCGATGCGTTCCCCTTCGGTAACGATCGAGTATTCCACGGCCAACAGCAGGGCACAAACAGCGATCCAACCAATCAGCAGGTACAGGAAAAGCTGCTTACCGGTTTGCAGCATCGTGCCGGCGAGAATCGCGCCGCCGATGACGGCCATGATGATGATTGGCAATGATTGTTCGAAGATCCACATACGCTAATCACCGTGAGGTTGAAGTCTCGGGCGTCTCTTTTCCCCAGTTGCGAAACCGCACATACCACAGCCGGATCCATCCGACCGCAACCAATAGGCCCAGCACGGCAACCAGGTAGTTCCACCCGATCAACGTGTTGCCAGGGCTCGATACCACCACCGATGAATCGCTGGCGACCTCGTCCCCATGATTGGCAATCTGACGTGCCTGGTGCTGCCGTTCGATGTTGGCCTGCCGGATATTGAGCTTCCCTTGGAAGACAATCAGCAGGATCAGCGCCACCGTGGCAAACAGATACAGCCAAAACCAAGGGGAATCGGTAATCGGCTCTTGCTGTGGGGTCGAACTCTCGCTCATGTCACTAGTCTAACCCACCCCAGCACTTTGGGCGAAAGAAAAAGCAAGGGGCCTCACTGGGCCCCCTACTATGGTTCTATTTTACGGATGCAACCGTCGAAGTACCGTCGTCGACCGATGGGTGCCACGCCCAAGTCTGTTTTGGGCGTATGAACAAAGATCGAGAAGGCACGCCCAAGCAGACTTGGGCGTGGTACCCGGTACATGAAATCGTTGCGAGTTACTTACCGCGACGCTTCAGCAGAGCTGGGCCGCCGTACAGGGCCAGGTCGCCCAGTTCGGCTTCGATTCGCAGCAACTGGTTGTACTTGGCCATACGATCGCTACGCGAAGCCGAGCCGGTTTTGATCTGACCGGTACCCAGAGCAACGGCCAGATCCGAGATGAACGAGTCCTCGGTTTCACCGCTGCGGTGGCTGGCGATGCTGGTGTAATCGTTGGCGTGGGCCAGTTGGATAGCGTTGATCGTTTCGGTCAACGAACCAATCTGGTTCACCTTGATCAAAATGCTGTTGGCGATGTTTTCGTCGATACCACGTTGCAGACGCGTGGTGTTGGTGACGAACAAGTCGTCGCCGACCAGCTGGACCTTGTCGCCGATCTTGTCGGTCAGCATCTTCCAGCCTGCCCAGTCGTCTTCGTCGCAGCCGTCTTCGATCGAGATGATTGGGTACTTGTCGGCCCAAGCAGCCAGGAAGTCGACCATGCCGGCGGAATCAATTTCCTTACCGTCGATCGTGTAGGTCTTCTTTTCCTTGTTGTAAAGTTCGCTGGAAGCAACGTCCAAAGCGATGTAAACCTGCTCGCCGGCCTTGTAACCAGCGGCTTCGATCGATTCCATGATCAGGTCGAGCGCTTCGATGTTGCTGCCCAGGTCAGGGGCGAAACCACCTTCGTCACCGACAGCCGTGTTGAGGCCCTTACCCTTGAGCACCTTCTTCAGGCTGTGGAACACTTCCACGCCGCAGCGAAGGGCGTCGCCGAACTTATCGAAGCCCAGCGGGAAGACCATGAACTCTTGAACGTCGACGTTGTTGTCGGCGTGCGAACCACCGTTGACGATGTTCATCATCGGAGCTGGCAGCGTGCGAGCACCGACACCGCCGAGGTAACGGTACAGCGGCAGGCCGGAAGAAGCTGCGGCGGCCTTGGCAACGGCCAGCGAAACACCCAGGATCGCGTTAGCGCCCAGCTTGGCCTTGTTCGGGGTGCCGTCCAGTTCGATCATCAGTTCGTCGATGTGCGTCTGGCTGGTAGCGTCTTCACCAATCAAAGCGTCGGCGATCACGTCGTTGACGTTCTCGACAGCTTTGGTGACACCTTTGCCCAGGTAAACGCTCTTATCACCGTCGCGAAGCTCCAAAGCTTCGTGCACGCCGGTCGAGGCACCACTGGGAACGGCAGCGCGGCCAACCACGCCACTGTCCAAAATCACTTCGACTTCCACCGTGGGGTTACCGCGGCTGTCCAGGATCTGAAGTCCGCGAACGTCGACAATCATGCTCATGGTTTTGGCTCGTCTTCTTACAAAGTTGAAAAATAGAGAGTGTGTATTTCCGAATTCCATGCGAACGCGTCGGAATGCGGCAAAGCTCGAATCGCCCTAGTGATTCAAGCGGTTTTTTAAAATTCGCCGCTATTTTGACCCATCTTAGGGGCACTTGCCAAGGATGGGACGGGTCGTTGTGGGGAAATTTCCCTGCCGTTAAATTCGTGAGTAGTCATTACCACGCATGCGAAACCCCAATTGGGACTGCCCAAGGATCACCATGTTTACTGGCCTGGTTGAAACGCAAGGAAAAGTCGTCGCCCTTAAGCCCGAGGGACCGGGGGTTCGACTGTCATTAGAGAGTCCACTGATCGCCGGCAGCGCCGAGATCGGGGACAGCATCGCCGTCAACGGATGCTGCCTGACCGTGGTCAGTATTGCGGAAAATGTTGTCGATTTTGAAGCAGGCGAAGAGACGTTAAAGAGAACCAATCTTGGCCAACTTGAAAATGGGAGCGTCGTGAACCTGGAACGCTCCCTTCAATTGGGTGCTCGACTCGGCGGCCATTTGGTCACCGGACACATCGATACGACCGCCACCCTAGTCGAGCGTAACGACGACGGCGAGTGGTGTACGATGTGGTTTGAAGTCCCGAAAGAGTATGCCCGGCAGATGGCCAGCAAAGGGAGCGTAGCGATCGACGGTATCAGCCTGACGCTGGTCGACGTGACCGATACGCGGTTCAGCGTGGCCTTGATCCCCCATACGCTGGACGCCACCACCCTGGGTGGGCGAAAGCAGGGAGACACCGTCAACATCGAGACCGACCTGCTGGCCAAGTACGTCCAGCGGCAACTCGAAACCACATAGAAACCATTCCATCGGGTGCCACGCCCCCCGGATTGTTTTGGTCACCGATATTTCAATTCAACTAAGTACGACTTACAGAAACCGATTTCGCACATGCCTGAATTTCGCAATCAAACGATCTCGTACCTTACGAGCAAATTCCGCGAAATCGGAATCCGCCCGGTCTCGAAGCACGGGCAGAACTTTCTGATCGACATGAATCTGCTGGACCTGTTGGTTCGCTCGGCGGATATCCAGAAGGATGACGTCATCCTGGAAATCGGCACCGGCACCGGGACGCTTTCGACCCGCATGGCCGACCAGGCCGGCTACCTGGTGACGGTGGAAATCGATCCGCACATGGCGACGTTCGCGACCGAGGAACTCGACCCGTTCGAGAACGTCGTCCTGCTAAACTACGACGCTCTACGCAACAAAAACAACTTCCGCCCCGAGATGATCGAGACCATCAAAGAGAAGATGGCCGAGATCGGCACCGATCACTTCAAACTGGCAGCCAACCTGCCGTACAACGTGGCGACACCGATCATCTCGAACCTGCTGCGAACCGAGATCACGCCCAAAAGCATGACGGTGACGATCCAGAAGGAACTGGCCGAACGGATCATCGCCACGCCAGGGACCAAGGACTATAGCGCCCTGTCGGTGTGGATTCAGTCCCAATGCCGCTGCGAACTCGTTCGCATTCTACCGCCAAGCGTTTTCTGGCCGGCCCCCAAAGTGCATTCCGCCATTCTGCACATTGAAGTAGAACCAGAACGCCGAGCCGCGATTCCCGACCTCGAATTCTTCCACGAGTTCAACCGCTCGCTCTTCTTCCACCGCCGCAAGTTCCTGCGCAGCGTGCTGCAAAGTTCGTTCAAAGGAAAGCTGGATAAAGCGGAAGTCGACCAGGTGATGGAGCAGGGAGGCCTCGACCCAAGTGCCCGAGCCGAGAACTTTACCGTCGACGAAATCCTGGCGATGACCGAACTGTTCCGTCATAAGCTGGCCGAGAAAGACGCTTAACGGAGATGAAATGAGTCGTGTCGGGAAAGAAGCGAGGCACTAGACGGCATCGAAAAAACGGGGACTCGCCAGAGCAGTCTGCGGAAGAGTCGTCGCCACCTGTTTCCTGGTACTGGTATGCCGTGGTGATCGCGATCAGCCTGGTGCTGTTTGCCGTCTTTATCGTGACGCAATTCGACCCGATCGATCGGGTCACGATGGCTTGTGCCTCGATTGTCTGTATCGGTCTGGCATTTCTGATCATCGGTGCCGTTACGGCCGTGGGGAATTTCGAGTTTACCGACGATTCCCCCACGCAAAGTTTTTTACTGCATCTGTGGGGGCAGGCTCAGCCACAAAGGCGTTTCGGAGAAGTGTTCTACTCGCGCGATGCCCTCTACGTGGTATTCGAGAAAATCCTGATCGCCATCGTTATTCCCCTGGGAATCATCCTTGCCTTCGTACGCCCGAAACAAACCTGGCCTGCCATCCTGTGGGTCGGAGGAGGCATCCTGGCAATCTTGGGCGTTTACCTGGGAAGCGTCATCTATCAAGAGATAAACTACTGATTCAAAGCTCTCGCTGAGGATAAGCCCATAACGGGCTACCCAGAGATCGCAGGATGGCGAATGCCTCGGAAGGCTTAGCCATCAGATCGCTTACCGCGTCAGCTTGGCCGTAATTGGCAAGTGATCCGAAGGGGTGTGGCCGTCGCGATGGATGGGCAGGATCTTCGCCTCGACGACGTTCCAGCCGCGGCCGACGCCGATCCAGTCGATGCGGGCACCACCGGTGTTCTTCACGTCGAAATTGGAGAACGTTCCTTCGCCTTCCTTCTTTTCGGGATGAATCGTGCGGTAAGTATCGACAACCGGGGACTCTTCAGCGAACAGCGCGATGTAAGGTTTCGAGCCTTCATCGGCGTTGAAATCGCCGGTCAGGATGACGTCGGCATCGGCGAATTGACTGATCTTCTCACGAATCATCTTGGCCGACTCGAACCGGGCATCGGGGCCGCGGTGATCGAAGTGCGTGTTGATATAGACGATCGGCTTGGCATCTGGGGCCTTCTTATCCTTTAGCTTCACCCAACTGGCCATCCGCGGCAGGCTGCTGTCCCAGCTTTTGCTGCCAGGGACGTCCGGCGCTTCGCTCAGCCAGAAGTGGCCGGCGTCGAGTTTCTCGAAGCGATCGGTGCGATAGAAGATCGCACACATTTCGCCCTGTTCCTTACCATCTTCACGAGCAGCGGCGTGTACCTGATACCCAGGCAGATGCTTGGCTAGAAAATCGCGTTGAAAGCCCAAACATTCCTGCGTCCCCAAGAGATCGGAGTTTACCTGCTGGATGGTCTCGGCGACGAACTCTTTGCGTTTGTCCCAGTGGTTCTCGCCATCTTTCGCGGTGCCATAGCGGATGTTGAACGACATCACTTCAACGGCGTTCTCGTTGGGCTCGGCACCAAACAGGGTCGAAACCGTCATACCGGCCAGCAAGGCCACGCTCAGTAGCAGGAAAGTACGCATAGGTAAGCGTTGCTCTCAAAAAATCTCGGGGAAGGGGAGGGGGCGTGTCACTACTGGACGAGCCAGTAGTGACACCGGGATCTTGTCGTTAGTGGGCACGCTTCGCACCGGGGATACCTGACTCGACCACGTACGATGCCCGCGTGATCTTGGGGGCCCCTGGCTTGTCGACGAACTCGACCACCTGGTAATCGCTGCGCCATTCTTCGGGAGTGACCGTGCAGCTGACGTAGCCGCGTTCGGCATTGAAGAACTTGACGAAGGGGTTCTCGCTGGTGAGGATCTTGGCCGCCGCTTCGGCCTGTTCGCCGTTGCCGCCTGAGGTGATCGAGGTGCAAACGAATTCGGTCCCCATGACCGGGTCCTTCTCGTCCTCGAAGTTCACCTTCAGATCGTTGACCCAATTCTTATGGATATCGCCGGTCAAAACCACCGGGTTAGGCACTTTGCGGTCTCGCATGAAGCCCAGCAGTCGGTCGCGCGAGTGGGTGTAGCCTGGCCACTGATCCATGCTGAAGGCCTTTTCTGCTCCTTCTTCGCGATCGACAGGGGCCATCATGACCTGCTGTCCGAGAACATTCCAGTTGCTTTGCGAAGCGATCAGGTCTCGCATCAGCCAATGCTCTTGCTTGTCTCCCAGCAGCGTATTCTTGGGGTCGCGCGCCGCATCGTTCAGCGGGCTCTTTTTGTCGCCGTTGGGCTGATCGGTACGATACTGCCGCGTGTCGAGCATCTCGAAATTCGCCAGGCGGCCGTAAGGAATCCGGCGATAAAGCTGCATGTGCGGTCCGCGCGGCATGCAGCGGCTTCGCAGCGGCATCATTTCGTAGTAGGCCTGGTAGGCAGCCGCTCGACGCAACAGGTACTCTTCCGGATTGACGCTTTCCTCTTCCGAAATATCCCCGGCACAGTTGTTGTCGAACTCGTGGTCGTCCCACACCAATAACCAAGGGCACAACGCGTGCGCCGCCTGCAGGTGCTCGTCGGTACGATAAAGAGCATAGCGATTGCGGTAGTCATTAAGCGACTGAATCTCTTCGCCGATATGCTGGCGAATGGCCTTGCTGTTGCCGCGGTACTCGTAGATATAGTCCCCCAGGTGCAGCACCAGGTCTAAGTCTTCCTGGGCCATGTGCTCGTAGGCGGTAAACAGGCCGTGTTCGTAATGCTGGCACGAAGCAAATGCGAACCGCAGCTTGTCGGCCATCACGTCGTAACCAGGGGTCGTGCGGGCGCGGCCGACAGGGCTGATCGCGTCGCCACATTGAAAGCGATAAAAGTACCAGCGATCGGCCGGCAACCCTTGTACTTCGACATGCACGCTATGTCCCAGTTGCGGAGTCGCCAATGCTTTGCCGCTGTGCGCAATCTTCTTGAACGATAGGTCTTCCGAGATTTCCCAGGTGACCTCATAGGCTTCGCTGGGCATGCCGCCACCGCCCAGGGGTTCTGGAGCGAGCCGCGTCCACAGCACGAAACCATCGGGCTGAGGATCGCCTGAGGCAACGCCGAGCGTGAAAGGATCCTTATCGAAGGAGGTATTCGACTTCATCGCCCCTTGAACACATTGCCCCAGCCAAGGAAGTAAGGCCAACGAGCCGGCCCCTAATACGAACTGGCGACGATCCGATAGAAACGCATTGGCAGTCGATTGAAACGAACGAAGCGACACAGGCGGGACTCCCAGGAAAGAATGTTGCCGAAGGTGGGTGGCATCGGTGTAGGGTATCGCGATCGCTTGCCCTGGCAACCAGGATGACTTGTTCCGACGAAGATCTCAACACGATCTTCACACGAATTGCGGCTGCCCCTGGGTGCCTGTCCCCCGAAAAAACTACCGCCACCCTTAGTTCGCATCCCCCATAGGGCCGGTTTTTCAATGGCAAATCTCCATACGTGATACTCCCCTTGCGGTCGGTTTACGTTATCATGGACGATTGCCCTTTTCTGGGCCGAAAGTGTCTTAAGCTCGTTCATAGCCGAAAGTTTGCAAGCCATGCAGTTCATCGAAATGACAGGCAAAGAATTGATGGATGCCTTGACCGATGACGAATTGACCGCCGAAGACCTGAAGAAGTCCCATATCACCGAGACTTCCATCGTTCGCATCAACCGCCAGGGGGACATCGAAGTTCGTCGTCCTGACTGCTGGGATGTCGTCGGTGGCCTGATCGGCGAGTATGAAGGGCGTATCACCAAATGCAGCGGTCGTACGTGGGCTTGATGATATCAGCCGTGAGAATGGAATGCGGCTCGGCCGCTCTACTATTCAATGCACCAATTTGATACCTACTCTTGTCCTACTGCTCACTACTCGGCGTTAAAGTGCCGGTTGCCATCTCGAGCGTGACCACCAAAGACGTTGGCCCCCTCGAACTTCCATGGCCCTTTGCGATTTGTCCCAGCGGAGACTGAAAAGCTCGTGACTCCAGAGATGCTTAACTCGTTTACTCCTCCTTCCACCAGCATCGTCGATCGTTTGCGCCACCGGGCCGAACATCTGGGATCGCAGGTAGCTTTCACGTTTCTGGTCGACGGAGAAGACGAAGAGATCAAGCTCACCTACGAGCAACTCGACAAACGCTGCCAGGCGATCGCCGCAGAACTTCAGGCACGCGGCATGGAAGGGGAGCGAGCCCTGCTGCTGTTTCCACCGGGCCTCGATTTCATTGCGGCATTCTTTGGCTGTTTATACGCCGGCGTGATCGCTGTCCCCGCCTATCCTCCGCGTCGTAACCGCAACATGGTGCGTATCCAGGCCATCGCCGAGGACGCCCAAGCCAAAGTCGCGCTGACTATCTCGGACGTCTTCGACCGCATGGTCCCGATGTTCGAGGAAACCCCCAAGCTCAAAACGATCGAGTGGATCAGCACCGACAAGGTCGAAGACAATCTAGCCGCCAAGTGGAACCAGCCCCGCATCACCGCCGAGACGCTCGCCTTCCTGCAGTACACGTCCGGTTCGACGGGCACGCCTAAGGGCGTGATGCTGAACCACGGCAACATGATGCACAACTCGGCGCTCATCTCGTACGCGTTCGAGACGACTCGTAGCGTTCGGGCCTGCTTCTGGCTGCCCATGTACCACGACATGGGCCTGATCGGCGGCGTGCTACAGCCTATGCAGATCGGCCAGCCCAATGTGTTGATGTCGCCCATGGCCTTCCTGCAACAGCCGTATCGCTGGCTGCGGGCTATCTCGAAGTACCAGTGCAACGTCAGCGGCGGTCCGAACTTCGCGTACGAACTATGCGTGCAGAAGATCACACCGGAACAACGCGAGAAGCTCGACCTGAGCAGCTGGGAATTGGCCTTCAACGGGGCCGAGCCGGTCAAACCGGAAACGCTCGATCGCTTTGCCAAAACATTCGAGCCGTGTGGTTTCCGACGTGAAGCGTTCTACCCGTGCTACGGCATGGCCGAAGCCACGCTCATCATTTCGGGCGGTATGAAGAAGAGCCCTCCGGTTATTCAAGCGGTCGATGGCTACTCGCTCGACCAGCACCAGGTCGTCGACGCAGACCCCGATGACGATGGGGCCCGCTTGATCGTCGGCTGCGGTAACACGCTGCCTGACCAGAGAATCCTGATTGTCGATCCTGAAACATTCACCAAGCGGCAACCGGACGAAGTCGGTGAAGTTTGGGTCCAAGGCCCCAGTATCGCCAAGGGGTATTGGCGGAACGAAGAAGCGACCGAGGCAATCTTCAACGCCTACACCAGCGACACCCAGGAAGGCCCCTTCCTGCGAACCGGCGATCTCGGTTTCATGCAGGCCAAAGGTGAGTTGTTCATCACCGGCCGTTTGAAAGACATGATCATCGTCCGCGGCGTGAATCGTTATCCGCAGGACATCGAGCAAACCGTCACCCAGTGCCACGACTTGCTCGACGGCATGACCGCTGCCGCCGTGATGGCGGAAGTTGCCGACAAGGAACGCCTGATCATCGTGGCC includes:
- the eno gene encoding phosphopyruvate hydratase is translated as MSMIVDVRGLQILDSRGNPTVEVEVILDSGVVGRAAVPSGASTGVHEALELRDGDKSVYLGKGVTKAVENVNDVIADALIGEDATSQTHIDELMIELDGTPNKAKLGANAILGVSLAVAKAAAASSGLPLYRYLGGVGARTLPAPMMNIVNGGSHADNNVDVQEFMVFPLGFDKFGDALRCGVEVFHSLKKVLKGKGLNTAVGDEGGFAPDLGSNIEALDLIMESIEAAGYKAGEQVYIALDVASSELYNKEKKTYTIDGKEIDSAGMVDFLAAWADKYPIISIEDGCDEDDWAGWKMLTDKIGDKVQLVGDDLFVTNTTRLQRGIDENIANSILIKVNQIGSLTETINAIQLAHANDYTSIASHRSGETEDSFISDLAVALGTGQIKTGSASRSDRMAKYNQLLRIEAELGDLALYGGPALLKRRGK
- a CDS encoding riboflavin synthase, encoding MFTGLVETQGKVVALKPEGPGVRLSLESPLIAGSAEIGDSIAVNGCCLTVVSIAENVVDFEAGEETLKRTNLGQLENGSVVNLERSLQLGARLGGHLVTGHIDTTATLVERNDDGEWCTMWFEVPKEYARQMASKGSVAIDGISLTLVDVTDTRFSVALIPHTLDATTLGGRKQGDTVNIETDLLAKYVQRQLETT
- the rsmA gene encoding 16S rRNA (adenine(1518)-N(6)/adenine(1519)-N(6))-dimethyltransferase RsmA; translation: MPEFRNQTISYLTSKFREIGIRPVSKHGQNFLIDMNLLDLLVRSADIQKDDVILEIGTGTGTLSTRMADQAGYLVTVEIDPHMATFATEELDPFENVVLLNYDALRNKNNFRPEMIETIKEKMAEIGTDHFKLAANLPYNVATPIISNLLRTEITPKSMTVTIQKELAERIIATPGTKDYSALSVWIQSQCRCELVRILPPSVFWPAPKVHSAILHIEVEPERRAAIPDLEFFHEFNRSLFFHRRKFLRSVLQSSFKGKLDKAEVDQVMEQGGLDPSARAENFTVDEILAMTELFRHKLAEKDA
- a CDS encoding endonuclease/exonuclease/phosphatase family protein; amino-acid sequence: MRTFLLLSVALLAGMTVSTLFGAEPNENAVEVMSFNIRYGTAKDGENHWDKRKEFVAETIQQVNSDLLGTQECLGFQRDFLAKHLPGYQVHAAAREDGKEQGEMCAIFYRTDRFEKLDAGHFWLSEAPDVPGSKSWDSSLPRMASWVKLKDKKAPDAKPIVYINTHFDHRGPDARFESAKMIREKISQFADADVILTGDFNADEGSKPYIALFAEESPVVDTYRTIHPEKKEGEGTFSNFDVKNTGGARIDWIGVGRGWNVVEAKILPIHRDGHTPSDHLPITAKLTR
- a CDS encoding alkaline phosphatase D family protein, with translation MSLRSFQSTANAFLSDRRQFVLGAGSLALLPWLGQCVQGAMKSNTSFDKDPFTLGVASGDPQPDGFVLWTRLAPEPLGGGGMPSEAYEVTWEISEDLSFKKIAHSGKALATPQLGHSVHVEVQGLPADRWYFYRFQCGDAISPVGRARTTPGYDVMADKLRFAFASCQHYEHGLFTAYEHMAQEDLDLVLHLGDYIYEYRGNSKAIRQHIGEEIQSLNDYRNRYALYRTDEHLQAAHALCPWLLVWDDHEFDNNCAGDISEEESVNPEEYLLRRAAAYQAYYEMMPLRSRCMPRGPHMQLYRRIPYGRLANFEMLDTRQYRTDQPNGDKKSPLNDAARDPKNTLLGDKQEHWLMRDLIASQSNWNVLGQQVMMAPVDREEGAEKAFSMDQWPGYTHSRDRLLGFMRDRKVPNPVVLTGDIHKNWVNDLKVNFEDEKDPVMGTEFVCTSITSGGNGEQAEAAAKILTSENPFVKFFNAERGYVSCTVTPEEWRSDYQVVEFVDKPGAPKITRASYVVESGIPGAKRAH